ttgaTATATTGATAGTTTCTTCTTTCCTTATAACTGTCAGAACTGAAATCCATGCATTAACAGTGGCTGGTCACTACGTTGCCCACATCTGCACATGAATATATATAATGAGGTGACACTATATGATCACCAGATGGCACTAAGTCTTTTCAGAGTTTCTTGTTGCATCCAGCCAAGTTTACTGGGCTTTTATGAAGTAGctcaaaaggaaaaaactgtCATAAAGTTTTtatactggaaaaaaaagatacttGTTTAAAGCTAATTTAGATGATCAAACCATTTAATTATGTAGGTGTGAGTAACCATCTTGGAGACAGTTTCTAGGTTACATTGCCGCATTTAGGTAATGATGTGTGTAAttgctgttgatttatttttcattgaaatTTGAAAGATACACTGTTGTCGCTTGCTTGTGTtgcaagaaaaacattttgcagcCTGAAACTTTAAAAGCGCTCATTTAAAATTTCACCAGGACCTTATAAATAACACAACAGGCTCACAGGttcatgttttgcttttatttaattttatttccataacATATGAAGAGAACACAGTGTGTGGTCACAGACCAACatattatttatctatttgtataatatattaaatatatctAAAGAGCTTGTGTTGTTATATTGTTAACATGGACGGGTGgatgcagtttttatttctgttttacatgaGGTGGACGTTGACTTAGTTGCTGTTGACAAAGGACTCGTAGAGGGAGGTGAGACGAGCCTGGAGGTCCTGGGCATAGGGATCCAGCTTTCCCCTCAGATCTTCAACGTAGGGTGCGGCCATATCTCTCACCTGCTGGGCTCTCTGGCTCAGCTCAATCTGGACCTGCTCGGTCATGGGGGTCACCCGTTCCTGGAAATTCCTCAGGTGCTCGTCCACCTTCAGCTTCAGGTCATCAGTGTAGGGCCCCAGCTGAGCCTGCAGATCCTTCATGCTCTGCTCCAGGTTGGTCTTCAGCTCCTCGCTCTTCTGCACCAGCATGGTCCTCACGGTCTCAGAGTCCAGGGAGTCTGTGTAGGGGGCCAGCTCCTGTTTGAGCTGCTCCACTCTCTGCTGGATCTGGGCCTTCATGTCCTCGGTGTAGGGCTCCAGCTTGTACCTGACGGTGTTCAGCTCCTGGGTCACTTGGTCTCTTAGCACTTCAGCCTCTCTGGTGACTTTGGTGATCATGTCCTGGGCTGCAGGGGGAAGCTGCTCCTGGAGGCTGACTGCATACCTGCTGGCCATGTCGGCGCTCTCTGTCAGACGGGCGCTGCACAAGAGAGTGAATAGCAACATTAAGTTTTGTTTATATGCTGCTCAGGAGCCATTTCCCGTTTTTTCTACATCATGAGCATGTCGACAACAGTCACAATGATATTGTCTGACTTACCTCACGTCCTGTCCAAACTGAGACTTCCTGATCATCTTGAGGGTGTCATCAGCTGTCTGGGTAGCCTTGGCAACATAGTCCCAGAATGCATCAGTCATCACCTCCAGCTGCGGCTTGGGTGCATCAGCATAGAAGAGGTTGGCTTGACAGCCTGTTGGATGGACAAAAGAACAGTTTAAATAACAGTTTGACAATTTTTAGCCAAGCAAGACAGCCTGAGTTGAGATATCAAGATATTTCTACTAGTGTATGTTTACCCCATAACACGACATGCAGTTCTTTATCTTGAGCATACCAATAGAAAGTTTTACATGCTccaaaaagaacaatattttgCCATCATACTCACCACTGAATACGGCTAGGGCGAGCACAACAAGGACCTTCATGGTTCTTTGCGAATGTCTGCAAGTCCACTAAGCAGGGCGTCTGTTGAGCTTGGGAGGTTCTGCTGCTTATATAGCAAGGCAGACGGTAATGATACCAAAGTCCAGCTGTTAGTGCCTTGCTGTCACCTGGACTCACCCAGTTATCCAGACTGTCATCCTGTGCCAGTTAAGGCAcgtaacacacatgcataagCCCATGCTGTTACAGCAGTGCACAGCCACAGAGTGCATAATCTGCCTGACATCAATTTCATTTGAAACCGTGATTATTGCTGCGTTATTTTATGGCTTTGATTGATACAACTACCAAGATGTATGTGTGACTCGTCAGTGCTAAAGTGTGACATAATCCATATGTTTAGCCTTAAATGCACCTTGTCCTCACAAGCCTCTCTGTATTCATTTAGCTGTTAGCGTTTCTTAGCTGCAGATAACTTTCTGCTAAGGCAGACAAAACCTCCCTCCTTAAGTTCTTTGATGTCCGGCTTTGATTAGATTTACAGCAAGTGTTTTATTGCCTCTATTAGCTCGAGACCATTCCAGCTAACGTCACAGTAACTCATGGTTCTAGTTTCTGTG
Above is a window of Chelmon rostratus isolate fCheRos1 chromosome 8, fCheRos1.pri, whole genome shotgun sequence DNA encoding:
- the LOC121610729 gene encoding apolipoprotein A-IV-like, whose protein sequence is MKVLVVLALAVFSGCQANLFYADAPKPQLEVMTDAFWDYVAKATQTADDTLKMIRKSQFGQDVSARLTESADMASRYAVSLQEQLPPAAQDMITKVTREAEVLRDQVTQELNTVRYKLEPYTEDMKAQIQQRVEQLKQELAPYTDSLDSETVRTMLVQKSEELKTNLEQSMKDLQAQLGPYTDDLKLKVDEHLRNFQERVTPMTEQVQIELSQRAQQVRDMAAPYVEDLRGKLDPYAQDLQARLTSLYESFVNSN